In Rattus norvegicus strain BN/NHsdMcwi chromosome 1, GRCr8, whole genome shotgun sequence, a genomic segment contains:
- the Rbs10l2 gene encoding small ribosomal subunit protein eS10-like, with protein sequence MLMAKKNRIAIYELLFKEGVMVAKKDVHMPKHPELADKNVPNLHVMKAMQSLKSRGYVKEQFAWRHFYWYLMNEGIQYLRDNLHLPPEIMPATLRRSHPETGRPRLKGPEGERPARFTRGEAYRDTYRRRAVPPGADKKGGWCWLSNRIPV encoded by the coding sequence ATGTTGATGGCCAAGAAGAACCGGATTGCCATCTATGAACTCCTTTTTAAGGAAGGCGTGATGGTTGCCAAAAAAGACGTCCACATGCCCAAACACCCCGAACTGGCAGACAAGAATGTGCCCAACCTTCACGTCATGAAGGCCATGCAGTCTCTCAAGTCTCGAGGTTATGTGAAGGAGCAGTTTGCTTGGAGACATTTCTACTGGTACCTCATGAATGAGGGCATCCAGTATCTCCGAGATAACCTGCACCTACCTCCAGAGATCATGCCCGCCACCCTGCGCCGCAGCCATCCCGAGACCGGCAGGCCTCGGCTCAAAGGTCCAGAGGGTGAGCGGCCTGCAAGATTCACAAGAGGGGAGGCTTACAGAGACACCTACAGAAGGAGAGCTGTACCCCCTGGAGCTGACAAGAAAGGAGGCTGGTGCTGGCTCAGCAACCGAATTCCAGTTTAG